A region from the Lytechinus variegatus isolate NC3 chromosome 6, Lvar_3.0, whole genome shotgun sequence genome encodes:
- the LOC121416943 gene encoding uncharacterized protein LOC121416943, producing the protein MDDGRCLLDVIDDPDALTSFLDKQDEFRLDSADLEEFSRYQQQSLLTNNQYAIGPNPSASMAQETPSSVLMRLENISPPPIQNDTVLSLLGDRPFTPTSHKPQNNQAASRPIIDLGFGEQEGGEIKEIFPDFMMGSSQMQASNNQAFSAGDDLFGKLGVKGSVGGSNQTPSAKNDFSSIFSFEEEGEKLQHAVPPSSVSSGNVQDVIQQSLMLSGVGDLSDDVPNQQEALTEVSADKGSGSTHAVQPAHSIPQSHALPSSFMVQGGSVQSSSAQDHQKMTTKSIPQVAVVRPQTQPQPQPQTQVLATQPVIDAQGQVINSQFLQTPGKVMGSAQQTVMPMQQTYVLNTKAPLNIHPKLGISPPAASKPQPQQGIRIMLAPQAGNNIQTIGGAPAGQTIQLNHGQAGATGQQTVVLHNVQGAVQGAVQPAGASSVPVLQPVITIGATQGSFIFMTRPPAVLAPQQIQQLQTSGSGLATIQMPGQAMAPVVQPVNQQQGGKQALPVMQLVQSGVSAGKAYQTIALPQGYVTGGQTIVIQNPQGSSNVLPIAQSQASIVQSGANQVSFVQSKQPGTYNKVQTTPQLIQPKVVSSAQAQTKVGPISSQSLISSTAYRTKDIVVYNPPSKVDVVSYQSPANSEMVTSPVTYTSSIANQNAANIVQPYAQSVSTAKNEVQVIKSDLLPASKAKPVETFRHKLYGKISTVQSDSKHTSQSDPQSSQAQMAAVTLANQTSGCLQTILQKVQPCDAGTEQSSSLQLSQALSSTTDLGTQSQPVFIQQNSPPANTIVTPSNVNAKGLPNQTQTLPGNNGSVPALVQHSQLAQLNLQSSLSSAAVSIQTPTVVSTLPSNTSSLPTKKTQLKKQNMFGSRPVASVDSSNNFQGEFLKTLQGKHVVASGTSASTISTLATSSILTTTLASSTAGSQINQGGHPNEFTSGSHMLGNNTNVTASLENTISSSGMMSSAGGVLSTPGLMSALELKAKQMQESGMKSLALNQQPMVSALQLKAQQMMTPQSTSFNQQPIRPNAPMMSALQLKNAGHFQGQGVSVAGTTKPQPMISALEVQQQMQRQGQGMNAAQQPGTQSRPMVSALQLQQLKRQMATSNPGTDNTALMNQLLQLQQRKNAAQAGANPAQSNQMQVQAIVNQSQISHPPSTGQPLPSPQGGSRPPSIGQPLPSPQSNQSHRPPSVPLPSPQGMPPHRPPSAGQPAQSPQSMQPHRPPSAGQPLPSPQGRQTSRPPSAGHPLPSPQGQPLASPQGLSMPTHHSQHVMGSQGLQSPQNVLNSGGQVIQSNQSPFAPNAHHVMPSSAPVHPAQSGQVPSQPSTKMMPQLLQAFDLLKKAQAAQAKGPSGAQEQAHYMQQFQLLLQKHPDLMKQLQLLKQKQQLAKQQQMAKQQQMGASMPASSFQQMQQSGVTNQQQFQQQQVLSASADQAQLVASSILQATQNASAAYNTRHGGIASSTGETDVQQLIRPSSTTFSTNSIPKAPDGLQNQNPNYTPNVTIQAVNSGQKDSTPSGGSFLPNQGQQPVVSSSKKKLPPNTSMMPPPPPAPQQAPPNVSILPSQKQAPLGTIPSVTKEKDVFEFDDDDPVPVKVENKFSRKTSGGKTGSGTVHHQPLSMQQRATQGQAALQIDPTGVPQEGAPVQMNFVGSQANQLPSQSGQMSRSQSNASQGSHLSRMLQSAPQMTLPSNQMNKKPGFEAGQLTSQGYQHGQVPQENIQSSPATSLVSQGAQSQVTTTRVSATSINAGGSLQKDTNVASRRLQQLQQSQQATSTVFKPKAKAKTSHFSVQTQQSLHSVQGFIRQLEGIVNRTPKQEAMLQQLLDLQQKINDQARAKLEGTGTPTPSAKPVGGANVPKVPSTGLSNDAKGEVATPASSIQNTASCTFAVASSNLGGSGTTPQTYGSVTATTNIPKPAAGTPMPNQPPSTGQYKIGNTDQQTSSSFAASAAAAAAAAAAAAQASTQPSTAGAPASQGSTQPVAPITSIPTPVSGVQVPSSTSVPTTLQQIFTTNIVQLVGKNLTPQQQDVLRRLQEQLKNMTPQQQQEFYRQHQVKLQQGQKKVQDTSSSAVQPVQQPSSSTPTPKAQLSPVRAPKPSRSKAKKKGAKASPKGDRMEDKGGKEVEIISPPPPPKAPTPPPAAAEFIRERRDLDKYCVENIQFKTPFASYSEAIQRLLPYHIAHEKIPSKKSFKETESSFYEISNQLMTKKKKMLDKFQYLLYQESMIEVPSSEVVMLGRLFHQDETAALQEERSRVEANRGLVESLMPKIESSQDQETAGAQAAHVEAPSEHSFAQPAKVPPTKAEPRHKTNHDRIRKSPEMNPSRRSGGQGATLQRQRQVSGDGDTSSSSEGQYQSSIVSKYGSSDEEDGSKGASSGGGIRLRLTKSLLVESKVKSRDRSITSESDDSVLSSPTKPKRRKSQLEALLSSDSLDSSDYSPSIDYRTRGSVWKVSEKNKDSFAFQESDASTRDTVGSQSHDRNPSGNQFDAIMDEDSESKDVLQEQMDSAVNSILFLQNPGPSDNMRHASLADISFDQDDVFDSADDSAVFNLEDYANTSFLEENSAVAGLETELNTMDSDVEEAVRSIL; encoded by the exons GAGTTCTCCAGGTACCAGCAGCAATCTCTTCTCACCAATAACCAATATGCCATCGGACCAAACCCCAGCGCCTCCATGGCGCAGGAAACCCCATCCTCAGTACTGATGCGCCTTGAAAACATCTCACCCCCACCAATCCAAAATGACACTGTCCTCTCACTCCTGGGCGATCGGCCTTTCACACCGACCAGCCACAAGCCGCAGAACAACCAGGCTGCATCCAGGCCGATCATTGACCTTGGGTTTGGTGAGCAAGAAGGGGGTGAGATCAAAGAGATATTTCCTGACTTTATGATGGGTTCTAGTCAGATGCAGGCCAGCAACAACCAGGCCTTTTCAGCAGGTGATGATCTCTTCGGCAAGCTAGGGGTCAAGGGGAGTGTTGGAGGGTCCAACCAGACGCCATCTGCCAAAAATGACTTCTCCAGCATCTTTTCATTTGAGGAGGAAGGTGAGAAGTTACAGCATGCCGTCCCACCCAGCTCTGTCAGTTCAGGGAATGTCCAAGATGTGATTCAGCAGAGTCTGATGTTGTCAGGTGTAGGTGATCTCTCAGATGATGTTCCCAACCAACAAGAAGCTCTTACAGAGGTTTCAGCAGACAAAGGATCTGGAAGCACACATGCTGTACAGCCTGCTCATAGTATCCCGCAAAGTCATGCTTTACCCTCAAGTTTCATGGTCCAGGGAGGATCTGTCCAAAGTAGTAGTGCCCAAGACCATCAGAAGATGACAACAAAAAGCATTCCACAAGTAGCGGTTGTAAGGCCACAAACTCAACCGCAACCACAGCCCCAGACGCAAGTCCTTGCGACACAGCCTGTCATTGATGCCCAGGGGCAGGTCATCAACTCTCAGTTCCTCCAAACGCCAGGGAAAGTCATGGGTAGTGCACAGCAGACTGTTATGCCCATGCAGCAAACCTATGTCCTGAACACGAAGGCTCCTCTGAATATCCATCCCAAACTTGGAATCAGCCCTCCAGCTGCATCGAAACCACAACCCCAACAAGGCATTAGAATCATGCTGGCACCGCAAGCTGGTAATAATATTCAAACGATTGGAGGAGCACCAGCTGGACAAACCATCCAGTTGAATCATGGACAGGCTGGTGCAACAGGACAGCAAACAGTTGTTTTACACAATGTGCAAGGTGCTGTACAAGGAGCAGTTCAACCTGCTGGAGCTTCTTCTGTACCAGTCCTGCAACCAGTTATAACAATTGGTGCTACGCAAGGAAGCTTCATCTTTATGACAAGACCACCTGCAGTTCTTGCCCCTCAGCAGATTCAGCAACTCCAAACCAGCGGTTCTGGTCTTGCCACCATTCAGATGCCTGGACAGGCCATGGCACCCGTTGTTCAACCTGTCAATCAGCAACAAGGAGGTAAACAAGCCTTACCAGTGATGCAGCTTGTGCAGTCTGGCGTTTCTGCTGGAAAGGCCTACCAAACAATTGCCCTGCCGCAAGGTTATGTCACTGGTGGACAGACAATAGTGATCCAAAATCCACAAGGTTCATCAAATGTCCTACCAATTGCACAGAGCCAAGCCTCGATAGTTCAATCTGGCGCCAATCAAGTAAGCTTTGTGCAGAGTAAACAACCTGGAACCTATAACAAAGTTCAAACAACTCCACAGCTTATTCAGCCAAAGGTAGTAAGTTCAGCTCAAGCACAAACAAAAGTTGGACCCATTTCTTCGCAGTCTCTTATATCTTCCACTGCATATCGCACCAAAGACATTGTTGTATACAACCCGCCCTCAAAAGTGGATGTTGTATCATACCAATCTCCGGCTAATAGTGAGATGGTTACCTCTCCGGTAACATATACAAGCAGTATTGCCAATCAGAATGCTGCTAATATTGTTCAACCATATGCCCAGTCAGTATCCACTGCTAAAAATGAAGTGCAAGTAATCAAGTCGGACCTTTTGCCTGCATCCAAGGCAAAACCAGTAGAAACATTCCGTCATAAACTGTATGGAAAAATCTCCACAGTACAGTCGGATTCGAAGCACACTTCGCAATCTGATCCTCAGTCAAGTCAAGCTCAGATGGCTGCTGTTACTCTGGCAAACCAAACCTCGGGCTGCTTACAAACCATACTCCAGAAAGTACAACCCTGTGATGCTGGAACAGAGCAGAGTTCATCTTTACAGCTCAGCCAGGCTCTTAGCAGCACAACAGACCTGGGGACACAGTCTCAGCCAGTCTTCATTCAGCAGAACTCTCCTCCTGCAAACACCATTGTTACACCGAGCAATGTCAATGCTAAAGGCTTGCCAAACCAGACTCAAACCTTGCCAGGAAATAATGGCAGTGTCCCTGCCCTTGTCCAGCACTCTCAACTCGCCCAGCTGAACTTACAAAGTTCTCTTTCTTCTGCAGCTGTTTCCATTCAGACACCCACAGTAGTGAGTACACTACCTTCCAATACTAGCAGTTTACCAACCAAGAAGACTCAACTAAAAAAGCAAAACATGTTTGGTTCCCGACCTGTTGCTTCTGTTGACAGCAGCAATAATTTTCAAGGAGAGTTCTTGAAGACATTGCAAGGAAAGCATGTAGTTGCAAGTGGTACATCAGCCTCCACAATATCTACATTAGCCACTAGCAGTATTCTTACCACAACTCTGGCCTCTTCAACGGCTGGCTCCCAAATTAACCAAGGAGGACATCCAAATGAGTTTACCTCAGGCTCCCACATGCTAGGGAACAATACAAATGTTACAGCAAGTTTGGAAAATACCATTAGTAGTAGCGGAATGATGAGTAGTGCCGGAGGAGTTCTTTCCACTCCTGGTCTTATGAGTGCCCTTGAACTAAAAGCGAAGCAAATGCAAGAATCAGGTATGAAAAGCCTTGCCCTTAACCAGCAGCCTATGGTTAGTGCATTGCAGTTAAAGGCACAGCAGATGATGACTCCCCAAAGCACATCTTTCAACCAGCAGCCAATACGGCCAAATGCACCCATGATGAGTGCACTTCAGTTGAAGAATGCTGGCCACTTTCAAGGACAGGGTGTGAGTGTTGCAGGCACTACTAAACCACAGCCCATGATAAGTGCTTTAGAAGTACAACAGCAGATGCAAAGGCAAGGGCAAGGTATGAACGCAGCGCAACAGCCAGGCACTCAGAGTAGACCGATGGTAAGCGCTCTGCAGTTGCAGCAATTGAAGAGACAGATGGCCACTTCAAATCCTGGAACTGATAACACAGCACTGATGAACCAGCTCTTGCAACTCCAACAAAGGAAGAATGCAGCACAGGCAGGTGCCAATCCAgctcaatcaaatcaaatgcaaGTTCAAGCAATTGTAAACCAGAGCCAAATATCTCATCCACCTAGTACTGGACAACCTTTACCAAGTCCACAGGGGGGTTCCAGACCACCAAGCATCGGTCAACCACTTCCAAGCCCCCAATCCAATCAAAGTCATCGCCCTCCAAGTGTGCCTTTGCCGAGTCCACAAGGGATGCCACCACATCGCCCACCAAGCGCAGGACAACCTGCACAGAGTCCTCAATCCATGCAGCCACACCGCCCGCCTAGTGCTGGTCAGCCATTGCCCAGCCCTCAGGGCAGACAAACATCTCGTCCACCCAGTGCTGGCCATCCTCTACCCAGCCCACAAGGTCAACCATTAGCAAGTCCACAAGGATTGTCAATGCCAACTCATCATAGCCAGCATGTCATGGGTTCTCAAGGATTGCAAAGTCCACAGAATGTGTTGAATAGTGGCGGCCAAGTGATCCAGAGCAACCAATCACCCTTTGCTCCAAATGCACATCATGTGATGCCGTCAAGTGCTCCTGTCCATCCAGCGCAGTCTGGGCAAGTTCCTAGTCAGCCTTCCACAAAGATGATGCCACAGCTTTTACAAGCTTTTGATCTTTTGAAGAAAGCTCAGGCAGCCCAAGCAAAGGGTCCATCAGGTGCCCAGGAGCAAGCTCATTACATGCAGCAGTTTCAGTTGCTCTTGCAGAAACATCCAGATTTGATGAAGCAATTGCAACTCCTGAAACAGAAACAGCAGCTTGCAAAACAGCAGCAGATGGCAAAACAGCAACAGATGGGAGCTTCAATGCCTGCTAGTTCATTCCAACAAATGCAACAATCTGGTGTCACCAATCAACAGCAGTTTCAACAGCAGCAGGTCCTTTCTGCGAGTGCGGATCAAGCACAACTGGTAGCATCGTCAATCTTACAAGCAACCCAGAATGCTAGTGCTGCTTATAACACAAGACATGGTGGAATAGCTTCGTCTACAGGAGAAACTGATGTACAGCAACTCATTAGACCTAGCTCAACTACCTTTAGCACCAACAGTATTCCAAAGGCACCAGATGGACTTCAAAATCAGAACCCTAATTACACACCCAATGTAACTATCCAGGCTGTGAATTCAGGGCAGAAGGATAGCACACCTAGCGGAGGGTCATTCTTACCAAATCAAGGTCAACAACCAGTGGTTTCGTCTTCAAAAAAGAAACTACCTCCAAATACATCAATGATGCCTCCACCCCCACCTGCTCCCCAGCAAGCTCCACCAAATGTGTCTATTCTGCCTTCACAGAAGCAGGCTCCACTTGGAACGATTCCTTCTGTTACCAAGGAGAAAGATGTGTTTgagtttgatgatgatgatccagTACCTGTCAAAGTAGAGAACAAGTTCAGTCGGAAGACATCAGGCGGAAAGACTGGCTCTGGAACAGTTCATCACCAACCCCTATCAATGCAGCAGAGAGCAACTCAGGGTCAGGCTGCTCTTCAGATCGACCCGACTGGGGTACCTCAAGAAGGTGCTCCTGTGCAGATGAACTTTGTTGGATCTCAAGCCAATCAACTGCCATCCCAATCTGGCCAGATGTCTAGGTCTCAGAGCAATGCCTCGCAGGGTAGCCATCTGAGTCGTATGCTGCAGAGTGCACCCCAAATGACACTGCCTTCAAACCAAATGAATAAGAAACCTGGTTTCGAAGCTGGGCAGCTCACCTCCCAGGGTTATCAACATGGACAAGTGCCACAGGAGAATATCCAGAGTAGTCCAGCAACATCATTAGTCTCACAGGGTGCTCAGTCACAGGTCACCACAACAAGGGTGTCTGCAACATCTATCAATGCTGGGGGAAGCTTACAGAAAGATACTAATGTTGCCAGCAGAAGACTGCAACAGCTACAGCAGAGTCAACAAGCAACCAGTACTGTTTTCAAGCCGAAAGCA AAAGCCAAAACATCACACTTCAGCGTGCAGACCCAGCAGAGCCTCCACAGTGTCCAAGGGTTCATTCGGCAGCTAGAAGGCATCGTCAACCGCACTCCAAAGCAAGAGGCGATGCTTCAACAGCTCCTGGACTTACAGCAGAAGATCAATGACCAGGCCAGAGCTAAGCTGGAAGGGACAGGTACCCCAACACCCTCTGCCAAACCAGTAGGTGGTGCCAACGTTCCAAAGGTCCCTTCCACTGGCTTATCCAATGATGCTAAAGGAGAAGTCGCCACACCTGCAAGTAGTATCCAG AATACTGCCAGTTGTACATTTGCCGTGGCCAGCTCAAACTTGGGCGGATCAGGGACAACACCCCAGACTTACGGTTCTGTAACAGCAACAACAAACATTCCTAAACCAGCAGCAGGTACTCCCATGCCAAATCAACCTCCGTCAACAGGACAATATAAg ATTGGTAACACAGATCAGCAGACTTCATCTTCCTTCGCTGCATCCGCTGCAGCGGCAGCAGCCGCTGCTGCTGCCGCCGCCCAGGCCTCGACCCAACCCTCCACGGCAGGGGCCCCAGCAAGCCAGGGGTCCACTCAACCTGTTGCTCCCATCACGTCCATACCAACGCCGGTGTCAGGGGTACAGGTCCCGTCCTCTACTAGCGTTCCCACCACCCTCCAACAGATCTTCACCACAAATATTGTGCAGTTAGTAGGcaag AACCTGACTCCTCAGCAACAAGATGTCTTGAGGCGCCTCCAGGAGCAGCTGAAGAATATGACCCCACAGCAGCAACAAGAGTTCTACCGACAGCATCAGGTCAAGCTACAGCAGGGACAGAAAAAG GTTCAAGATACGTCAAGTTCAGCAGTACAACCTGTGCAGCAACCTTCCTCCAGTACTCCAACACCCAAG GCTCAGTTGTCTCCGGTGAGAGCTCCCAAGCCCAGCCGTAGCAAGGCCAAGAAGAAAGGGGCCAAGGCATCGCCCAAAGGAGATCGAATGGAGGATAAAGGGGGTAAGGAAGTGGAGATCATCTCCCCTCCACCGCCCCCGAAGGCCCCGACTCCACCACCGGCTGCAGCCGAATT CATCCGAGAGAGGCGTGACTTAGACAAGTACTGTGTGGAGAATATTCAGTTCAAGACGCCCTTTGCCTCGTACAGCGAGGCTATTCAGAGGCTGTTGCCCTACCACATAGCGCATGAAAAGATCCCCAGCAAGAAAAGTTTCAAAGAAA CTGAGAGTTCTTTTTATGAGATCAGTAACCAGCTGatgacaaagaagaagaagatgttGGATAAATTCCAATACCTCCTCTATCAAGAAAGTATG ATTGAAGTGCCGTCGTCAGAGGTTGTCATGCTGGGACGTTTATTTCACCAAGACGAGACGGCTGCGCTCCAAGAAGAACGCAGTAGAGTCGAGGCTAACAGAG GACTAGTAGAATCATTGATGCCAAAGATAGAATCCAGTCAGGACCAAGAAACAGCCGGTGCTCAG GCTGCCCATGTAGAGGCACCCTCTGAGCATTCGTTCGCCCAACCTGCCAAGGTCCCCCCTACCAAAGCTGAACCCCGCCACAAGACCAACCACGACAGAATACGAAAAAGTCCCGAGATGAACCCCTCCCGTAGGTCCGGTGGGCAGGGAGCCACCCTGCAGCGTCAAAGACAGGTGAGCGGTGACGGAGACACATCCTCGAGCTCCGAAGGACAGTATCAGTCTTCGATCGTGTCCAAGTACGGGAGCAGCGACGAGGAGGATGGTTCGAAAGGAGCGTCGTCCGGGGGTGGCATTCGGTTACGGTTGACCAAAAGTTTATTGGTGGAGTCCAAGGTCAAGTCCCGCGATCGGTCCATTACAAGTGAGAGCGATGACTCAGTACTATCCTCCCCGACCAAGCCGAAGCGGCGGAAAAGCCAACTCGAGGCGCTTCTTAGTTCTGATTCCTTAGACAGTAGCGACTACTCGCCATCAATCGATTACAGGACTAGGGGCAGTGTGTGGAAGGTTagtgagaaaaataaagattctttTGCATTCCAAGAAAGCGACGCAAGTACCCGCGACACGGTCGGCTCGCAGTCTCATGACCGGAACCCCTCCGGAAATCAGTTTGATGCAATAATGGACGAGGATAGTGAGAGCAAAGACGTGCTTCAGGAGCAGATGGACAGTGCAGTCAACAGTATTCTTTTTCTACAGAACCCGGGTCCCAGTGATAACATGCGCCATGCCAGCCTTGCCGATATTAGTTTTGATCAGGACGATGTGTTCGACAGCGCCGATGACTCTGCAGTGTTTAATCTCGAAGACTATGCCAATACGAGTTTCCTGGAAGAGAACAGCGCTGTCGCTGGGCTTGAGACCGAACTCAATACGATGGATAGCGATGTTGAAGAAGCGGTCAGGAGCATTTTGTGA